One Persicobacter psychrovividus DNA window includes the following coding sequences:
- a CDS encoding N-acetylmuramoyl-L-alanine amidase-like domain-containing protein: MICLSVQSFAQYKCSAQDSLIFNKLMQKAEKLQWKQFSIGKIITLTGEQFIQTPYVASTLNQSDQESDLIINLTGLDCTTYVEQVLAMAQCIKNNQTHFGDFTKALTSIRYRDGKQQGYLSRLHYFTDWIYDHQKRGMIEDITPQLDGLQMDKNINFMSTHRKSYAPLADAEIFKGIQEIERQINQRQQCYLPKTEIPKHQAQIQDGDLITLVTTIKGLDVSHVGFAHWMGDELHFMHASSKHGVMITSVPLVDYLMKFKSNKGVIVLRAL, translated from the coding sequence ATGATATGCCTATCTGTTCAAAGTTTTGCGCAATATAAATGTTCAGCCCAAGACAGCCTGATCTTCAATAAGCTCATGCAAAAGGCTGAAAAACTACAATGGAAACAGTTTTCGATCGGAAAAATCATCACCCTGACAGGTGAGCAATTCATTCAGACCCCCTACGTTGCCAGCACCCTGAACCAGTCTGATCAGGAGTCCGATTTGATCATCAACCTGACGGGTTTAGATTGCACGACCTATGTGGAACAAGTGCTCGCCATGGCGCAATGCATTAAAAATAACCAAACCCACTTCGGGGATTTCACAAAAGCCCTGACCAGTATTCGTTACCGAGATGGGAAACAGCAGGGTTATTTATCCCGACTCCATTATTTTACCGACTGGATTTATGACCACCAAAAACGGGGAATGATTGAAGATATCACGCCTCAGCTTGATGGCCTACAAATGGATAAAAACATTAATTTCATGAGCACTCACCGCAAGAGTTACGCGCCTTTGGCGGATGCCGAAATATTCAAGGGTATTCAGGAAATTGAACGACAGATCAATCAACGCCAACAATGTTATTTACCTAAAACTGAAATCCCCAAACATCAGGCGCAGATTCAGGATGGCGACCTGATCACGCTCGTAACGACGATCAAAGGGCTCGATGTTTCCCATGTCGGTTTTGCCCATTGGATGGGTGATGAACTCCACTTCATGCATGCCTCCAGCAAACACGGCGTAATGATCACCTCCGTTCCACTGGTGGATTACCTGATGAAATTCAAATCCAACAAGGGCGTGATTGTGCTTCGGGCATTGTAA
- a CDS encoding MFS transporter produces MFRLKTDKTSPWAWVPSLYLTQALPYMLVMSVSVVMYKNLGLSNVKIAAYTSLLNLPWVIKPLWSPVVDWFKTKRYWMVTAQLLMGVLMGGLGFVLPLPFFFQASMAILLLLAFTSATHDIAADGFYMVGLTEDDQSYFVGVRSIFYRVGMLLMQGPLVFFTGYLASHWTADYAKVWMVTFSLVALILILMGVYHYFICPKPLTDRAVGTEEGNGFMVTFLSFFVKKRIGVALAFILLFRLGEAQLVKMVAPFMLDPVAKGGLGLSNEAQGIIYGTYGVLSLLAGGVIGGYLISRSGLKRWILWMCLLLNIPNLGYALLAHFQPPQAFWVSITVIIEQFGYGFGFSALMMYMIYIADGAMKASHYALCTGFMALGVMLPSMLSGWVQTEIGYTGFFVYVFLCGIPAILLVPFLGIPADFGRKAKG; encoded by the coding sequence ATGTTTCGATTGAAAACTGATAAAACCTCGCCTTGGGCATGGGTGCCTTCACTGTACCTGACGCAAGCCCTGCCTTATATGCTCGTGATGAGCGTATCGGTGGTGATGTATAAAAACCTGGGATTGAGCAATGTGAAAATTGCCGCCTATACCAGTTTGCTGAATTTGCCCTGGGTTATAAAACCGCTTTGGAGTCCTGTGGTCGACTGGTTTAAAACCAAGCGTTACTGGATGGTAACCGCACAGTTGCTGATGGGGGTACTGATGGGCGGTCTGGGCTTTGTATTGCCTTTACCGTTCTTCTTTCAGGCTTCCATGGCTATTTTACTGTTGCTGGCGTTTACTTCAGCAACCCATGATATTGCCGCAGATGGCTTTTATATGGTGGGGCTAACGGAGGACGATCAGTCTTATTTTGTGGGGGTGCGCTCTATTTTTTATCGTGTAGGTATGTTGCTGATGCAGGGACCGCTGGTGTTTTTTACGGGATACCTTGCAAGTCACTGGACAGCCGATTATGCCAAAGTATGGATGGTAACCTTCTCGCTTGTAGCGCTGATTTTGATATTGATGGGTGTTTACCATTACTTTATCTGCCCAAAGCCATTAACTGACCGCGCGGTTGGTACGGAAGAAGGGAATGGTTTCATGGTTACTTTTCTGTCCTTTTTTGTTAAAAAGAGGATTGGTGTTGCCTTGGCTTTTATTCTGTTGTTCCGACTTGGCGAAGCGCAACTGGTGAAGATGGTTGCCCCGTTTATGCTGGATCCCGTGGCAAAAGGAGGGCTGGGCTTGTCGAATGAAGCCCAAGGGATAATTTACGGGACTTACGGGGTGCTTTCCCTGCTTGCGGGGGGGGTTATTGGGGGCTATTTAATCTCCAGATCTGGACTCAAACGCTGGATTTTATGGATGTGCCTGTTGCTGAATATTCCGAATCTCGGTTACGCACTGCTTGCGCACTTTCAGCCGCCACAAGCATTCTGGGTCAGCATTACCGTGATTATTGAGCAATTTGGTTATGGTTTTGGTTTCTCAGCCCTGATGATGTACATGATTTATATTGCTGATGGTGCCATGAAGGCAAGTCATTACGCACTTTGTACAGGCTTTATGGCACTCGGCGTCATGTTGCCCTCGATGTTAAGCGGTTGGGTACAGACAGAAATAGGTTACACAGGATTCTTTGTTTATGTGTTTCTTTGTGGTATTCCAGCGATTTTGCTGGTGCCATTTTTAGGTATTCCTGCGGATTTTGGCCGAAAGGCCAAGGGCTGA
- the murQ gene encoding N-acetylmuramic acid 6-phosphate etherase, translated as MSTTEASSNYQNLDQMTAQEILVNMNKEDAKVHQAVAKAIPAIEQLVEQTVKRMKNGGRLFYIGAGTSGRLGVLDASEIPPTYGVEGVVIGLIAGGDRAIRKAVEAAEDNETQAWEDLKAYEINANDVLVGIAASGRTPYVLGGLAQAKAHGLLTAGITCNAGSKLSEAADIAIEAVVGPEFVTGSTRMKAGTAQKLVLNMISTACMIRMGKVKGNRMVDMQLTNEKLVDRGAKMIVEATGLSYAQAEALLLREGSVRKAVAHHFEAQK; from the coding sequence ATGAGTACAACGGAAGCATCATCAAACTACCAGAATTTAGATCAAATGACGGCGCAGGAGATTTTGGTGAATATGAATAAAGAGGACGCCAAAGTTCATCAGGCGGTTGCCAAAGCCATTCCTGCCATTGAGCAGCTGGTGGAACAGACAGTGAAGCGCATGAAAAATGGTGGGCGTCTGTTTTATATCGGAGCGGGAACAAGCGGACGCCTTGGCGTGCTGGATGCTTCTGAAATCCCTCCGACCTATGGCGTGGAAGGTGTGGTGATTGGCTTGATTGCTGGCGGTGACCGCGCTATCCGTAAGGCGGTGGAGGCTGCGGAGGACAATGAAACACAGGCGTGGGAAGATTTGAAAGCTTACGAGATCAATGCCAACGATGTACTCGTGGGGATTGCCGCTTCGGGGCGTACGCCTTATGTGCTGGGTGGTCTGGCGCAAGCCAAGGCGCATGGATTGCTTACCGCAGGGATTACCTGTAACGCAGGTTCGAAGCTGAGTGAGGCGGCTGATATTGCCATTGAGGCGGTTGTAGGGCCTGAATTTGTCACTGGAAGTACCCGTATGAAAGCGGGAACGGCGCAGAAGTTGGTATTGAATATGATCTCAACGGCCTGCATGATTCGCATGGGAAAGGTGAAAGGTAACCGCATGGTGGATATGCAACTGACCAATGAAAAGCTGGTGGACCGTGGGGCCAAGATGATCGTTGAGGCTACGGGTTTGTCTTACGCTCAGGCGGAGGCACTTTTGCTGCGTGAGGGGAGTGTCCGCAAGGCTGTTGCTCACCATTTCGAAGCGCAAAAATAA
- a CDS encoding DUF349 domain-containing protein yields the protein MEPNKYGYIKDGKIFRNGFLEFPEREIGDVKEDEAASIKYFEDRFELAKQKVEVLAKTIEEATNKGSFLMKLVHLRKQLSEFDALGDYEPLFETLDRYEVLIRDLIDRNRAKNLEIKTALLAEAEVIREMEDLRDAGEKFKDLKQRWLKTGAVADEHRQEVEGRMETILNEFFEKRNAFFESRKKELEEKTKGYEALIAKAHGLLEEEDLEQVDKAFMTLIPDWKQLPVVPVKVRNELWTRFKAETDAVYAKLEPLRKSRREQKKGAAAEEKQALVEKAEALVGRGDQDAAKEVRNLQDAWKSAGRLPKGQSKELNDRFFAACDMVSERAFLYRLTSQKVRGFSEKTAAEQLKSLIRMLRELYNRDQHELTLYQENAEKFGAAFGKLVDNKTDLKARKVEVKKQLLAQLNAELKAAE from the coding sequence TTGGAACCGAACAAGTACGGGTACATCAAAGACGGGAAAATTTTTCGCAACGGATTTTTAGAGTTTCCTGAGCGTGAAATCGGAGACGTAAAAGAAGATGAAGCTGCTTCGATCAAATATTTCGAAGACCGCTTTGAACTCGCAAAACAAAAAGTAGAAGTCCTCGCTAAAACTATCGAGGAGGCCACCAACAAGGGGTCATTTTTAATGAAATTAGTGCACTTGCGTAAGCAATTGTCGGAATTTGATGCCTTAGGGGATTACGAGCCGTTATTCGAAACGCTCGACCGCTACGAGGTGTTGATTCGCGACCTGATTGACCGTAACCGTGCCAAAAACCTGGAAATCAAGACTGCTCTGCTTGCGGAAGCGGAGGTGATCCGTGAAATGGAAGACCTGCGTGATGCTGGAGAGAAGTTCAAAGACCTGAAACAGCGATGGTTGAAAACAGGAGCTGTAGCTGATGAACACCGTCAGGAGGTTGAAGGACGCATGGAGACAATCTTGAATGAATTTTTTGAGAAGAGAAATGCTTTTTTCGAGTCCCGTAAGAAAGAACTTGAAGAAAAAACCAAAGGGTATGAAGCCTTGATCGCCAAAGCCCATGGACTCCTCGAAGAGGAAGATCTTGAGCAGGTGGATAAAGCGTTCATGACTTTAATCCCTGACTGGAAACAGTTGCCTGTTGTTCCTGTAAAAGTTCGTAATGAACTCTGGACACGCTTCAAGGCCGAAACGGATGCTGTATATGCGAAGTTGGAGCCATTGCGTAAAAGCCGCAGAGAGCAGAAGAAAGGTGCCGCTGCGGAGGAAAAACAAGCATTGGTGGAAAAAGCCGAAGCTTTGGTTGGACGTGGAGATCAGGATGCTGCAAAAGAGGTGCGTAACCTTCAGGATGCCTGGAAAAGCGCCGGCCGCTTGCCTAAGGGGCAGTCTAAGGAGTTGAACGATCGTTTCTTTGCCGCTTGCGACATGGTTTCTGAGCGGGCCTTCTTGTATCGTTTGACTTCGCAGAAAGTGCGTGGGTTTAGCGAAAAAACGGCTGCTGAGCAACTGAAGTCATTGATTCGTATGTTGCGTGAGTTGTATAACCGCGATCAGCACGAATTGACCCTTTATCAGGAGAATGCCGAAAAATTTGGCGCTGCTTTTGGTAAATTGGTAGACAACAAAACGGACCTTAAAGCCCGTAAAGTAGAAGTGAAAAAGCAATTGTTGGCGCAATTGAATGCTGAATTGAAAGCAGCAGAGTAA
- the ettA gene encoding energy-dependent translational throttle protein EttA encodes MSDNKIIFSMSGVTKTYPPQKTVLKNIHLSFFYGAKIGVLGLNGSGKSSLLRIIAGLDTNIQGEVVSDKEYSVGYLEQEPQLDPSKTVREIIEEGVQEIVDLLQEFEDINAKFAEPEILEDPDKMNDLIVRQGEVQEKIDHMDGWNLDNRLERAMDALRTPPSDQKIEVLSGGEKRRVALCRLLLKEPDVLLLDEPTNHLDAESVYWLEQHLQQYKGTVIAVTHDRYFLDNVAGWILELDRGEGIPWKGNYSSWLEQKEKRLAQEKKSESKRQKTLERELEWIRMSPKGRHAKSKARINSYDKLVSQENGEREQSLELFIPAGPRLGSKVIEAHGVSKGFGDKLLYENLDFMLPQGGIVGIVGPNGAGKTTLFKMITGQLQPDAGTFEVGSTVKIGYVDQEHDNLDPEKTIWEVISDGNELMMVGDKEVNSRAYVSKFNFSGGEQQKLVGELSGGQRNRVHLAMTLKEGANLLLLDEPTNDLDINTLRALEEALNEFGGCAVVISHDRWFLDRVCTHTLAFEGESQVKWFEGTFTEYEEDRIKRMGELRPTRIKYKKLTK; translated from the coding sequence ATGAGCGATAATAAGATCATCTTTTCAATGTCAGGGGTAACGAAAACTTACCCTCCACAAAAAACAGTGCTAAAAAACATTCACCTGTCGTTTTTCTACGGTGCCAAAATTGGTGTTTTAGGACTCAACGGTTCTGGTAAATCGAGCTTATTGCGCATTATCGCAGGGCTTGACACCAACATTCAGGGCGAGGTTGTTTCTGATAAGGAGTACTCGGTAGGTTACCTGGAGCAGGAGCCTCAGCTTGACCCAAGCAAGACTGTCCGTGAGATTATTGAAGAGGGTGTTCAGGAAATTGTGGATCTTTTGCAGGAATTTGAGGACATCAATGCCAAATTTGCCGAGCCAGAGATTTTGGAAGATCCAGACAAAATGAATGACCTGATTGTTCGTCAGGGTGAAGTTCAGGAAAAAATCGACCATATGGACGGTTGGAATCTGGACAACCGCCTCGAGCGTGCAATGGACGCACTACGCACTCCTCCTTCAGACCAAAAGATTGAAGTTCTTTCTGGTGGTGAGAAGCGCCGTGTGGCTTTGTGTCGCTTATTGTTGAAAGAGCCTGATGTATTGCTACTCGATGAGCCTACCAACCACTTGGATGCCGAGTCGGTTTACTGGCTGGAGCAGCACTTGCAGCAATATAAAGGAACCGTAATTGCCGTAACACACGACCGTTACTTCCTTGATAATGTTGCGGGATGGATTCTTGAGCTTGACCGTGGTGAAGGTATTCCATGGAAAGGAAACTATTCTTCTTGGCTGGAGCAAAAAGAGAAGCGTTTGGCGCAGGAGAAAAAATCAGAGAGCAAACGTCAGAAAACACTGGAGCGCGAGCTGGAGTGGATCCGTATGTCGCCGAAGGGCCGCCATGCAAAATCCAAGGCACGTATCAACTCTTACGACAAACTGGTTTCGCAGGAAAATGGCGAAAGAGAGCAGTCGTTGGAGCTTTTCATTCCTGCAGGTCCGCGTTTGGGCTCCAAGGTTATTGAAGCCCATGGTGTATCAAAAGGCTTTGGCGACAAGCTATTGTATGAAAACCTGGATTTCATGTTGCCTCAGGGTGGAATCGTTGGGATCGTAGGTCCTAATGGTGCAGGTAAAACAACGCTATTCAAAATGATCACAGGCCAACTTCAGCCTGATGCTGGTACTTTTGAAGTGGGTTCAACGGTAAAAATTGGTTATGTAGATCAAGAGCATGACAATCTTGACCCTGAAAAAACAATCTGGGAAGTGATCTCCGACGGCAATGAATTAATGATGGTAGGCGACAAGGAAGTCAATTCCCGCGCTTATGTTTCTAAATTCAACTTCTCTGGAGGCGAGCAACAAAAATTGGTGGGCGAACTTTCTGGTGGGCAACGCAACCGCGTACACCTGGCCATGACACTAAAAGAGGGTGCCAACTTACTGCTACTCGATGAACCTACCAACGACCTCGACATTAATACCCTTCGTGCACTGGAGGAGGCCCTGAATGAGTTTGGTGGCTGTGCGGTAGTTATTTCTCACGACCGTTGGTTCCTTGACCGCGTTTGTACACATACTTTGGCTTTTGAGGGAGAATCTCAGGTAAAATGGTTCGAAGGAACTTTCACCGAGTACGAAGAAGACCGAATTAAGCGCATGGGAGAGCTTCGACCAACGCGTATTAAGTATAAAAAATTGACGAAATAA
- the rpsT gene encoding 30S ribosomal protein S20 translates to MANHKSALKRIRSNNAKRLRNRYQLKSTRTFIKKLRGSKDAAEAQELFVKVVSMIDKLAKRNIIHKNKAANNKSKLAKFVNSL, encoded by the coding sequence ATGGCAAATCATAAGTCAGCGTTGAAGAGAATCCGTTCCAACAACGCAAAACGTTTGAGAAACAGATATCAATTGAAATCTACTCGTACTTTTATCAAAAAATTGAGAGGTTCTAAAGATGCTGCTGAAGCTCAAGAATTGTTCGTAAAAGTAGTTTCAATGATTGATAAGCTTGCTAAGCGTAACATCATTCACAAAAACAAAGCCGCTAACAACAAATCGAAGTTGGCGAAATTTGTGAACAGCTTATAA
- the radC gene encoding RadC family protein, translating to MDYPQTPNPISNWAEEDRPREKMLHIGRQNLSNAELIAILLGSGSRNKSAVDLSKEILQANNNSLYELGKCSVADLTKFNGMGPAKAITLLAAMELGRRRKAETIQKKPVIKSAKDAHQVLAPYLTDLPHEEFWLLCLNRANHVTKALRISEGGMTGTVADPKKIFLKALEMQAASIIIAHNHPSGNTTPSEADLKITKKIKEGGQLLDLPILDHLIITDHTYLSFADEGLL from the coding sequence ATGGACTACCCACAAACCCCAAACCCGATCAGTAACTGGGCCGAAGAAGACCGCCCAAGAGAGAAAATGCTACACATCGGCAGGCAAAACCTCAGCAATGCCGAACTGATCGCGATCCTGCTTGGCTCTGGCAGCAGAAACAAATCTGCCGTTGATCTTTCCAAAGAAATCCTGCAAGCGAACAACAACAGCCTCTACGAATTAGGCAAATGCTCCGTGGCCGATCTGACCAAATTCAACGGCATGGGACCAGCAAAAGCCATCACACTATTGGCTGCCATGGAACTTGGCCGCAGACGAAAAGCCGAAACTATCCAAAAAAAGCCTGTTATCAAGAGCGCCAAAGACGCCCATCAGGTATTGGCACCCTACCTTACAGACTTACCCCACGAAGAATTCTGGCTCCTTTGCCTCAATCGGGCAAACCATGTAACAAAAGCCTTGCGCATCAGCGAAGGCGGCATGACGGGCACTGTTGCCGACCCGAAGAAAATCTTCCTGAAAGCCCTTGAAATGCAGGCCGCCAGCATTATTATTGCTCACAATCATCCTTCAGGCAATACAACACCAAGCGAGGCCGATCTCAAAATCACCAAGAAAATCAAAGAAGGCGGTCAGCTACTTGACCTCCCGATCCTTGACCACCTGATCATCACCGACCACACCTACCTCTCCTTTGCCGATGAAGGCTTACTCTAA
- a CDS encoding DUF1684 domain-containing protein codes for MAKKISYIVLSIVVIGILLYSFQHSDQFKLPEHYLELVQQHRKNQNNFFRTNKNSPLSINAKKAFQGLKYFDIDPSFRVICRLEHTPNAAIMRLNTSSGKIKEYKPYATLHFKLSGKELQLLALQPLTHPDMLFVPFTDQTTGFDTYGAGRYLELPMPDGDQMALDFNYAFNPYCAFSDGYSCPQPPQENFLNLKITAGEKSPKKH; via the coding sequence ATGGCTAAAAAAATATCCTACATTGTACTATCGATAGTCGTTATTGGTATTTTACTGTATAGCTTTCAGCACTCAGATCAATTTAAGTTACCTGAGCACTATCTTGAATTAGTTCAGCAGCACCGAAAAAATCAAAATAATTTTTTCAGAACCAATAAAAACTCCCCTCTTTCTATTAACGCAAAAAAGGCGTTTCAGGGCTTAAAATATTTTGATATCGACCCCAGCTTCAGGGTCATTTGCCGCCTTGAACACACCCCCAATGCCGCAATCATGAGGCTCAATACCTCCTCGGGAAAAATCAAGGAATACAAGCCTTACGCAACGTTACACTTCAAACTATCGGGCAAAGAACTACAACTACTCGCGCTTCAGCCCCTCACGCACCCCGACATGCTTTTTGTTCCGTTTACCGACCAAACCACAGGCTTCGACACCTATGGCGCAGGCCGATACCTCGAACTCCCAATGCCGGATGGCGATCAGATGGCGCTTGACTTCAACTATGCCTTTAATCCCTACTGCGCATTTTCCGATGGATACTCCTGCCCTCAGCCCCCTCAGGAAAATTTTCTGAATCTTAAAATTACCGCAGGAGAAAAAAGCCCAAAAAAGCATTAA